A part of Maniola jurtina chromosome 19, ilManJurt1.1, whole genome shotgun sequence genomic DNA contains:
- the LOC123874922 gene encoding alcohol dehydrogenase class-3 chain H-like, with the protein MSTVGQVIKCKAAVAWKAGEPLSIEEIEVDLPKAGEVRIKIVASAVCHTDAYTLSGKDPEGVFPVILGHEGGGIVESIGQGVTTVKPGDHVLPLYVPQCKKCKFCLNPKTNLCQKVRVTQGQGLMPDGTKRFRCKGQELFHFMGCSTFSQYTIVHEISLCKIDEKAPLEKVCLLGCGVTTGYGAALNTAKVEAGSNCAIFGLGAVGLAVALGCKVSGANRIIGVDTNPDKFEYATRKFGVT; encoded by the coding sequence ATGTCGACAGTCGGTCAAGTGATAAAATGCAAAGCTGCGGTGGCGTGGAAGGCAGGGGAACCACTTTCCATCGAAGAAATCGAAGTTGACCTACCGAAAGCTGGAGAAGTGAGGATAAAGATAGTTGCCTCCGCCGTTTGCCACACCGACGCTTACACTTTATCGGGGAAAGACCCAGAGGGTGTGTTCCCGGTGATTTTGGGCCATGAAGGCGGTGGTATCGTAGAAAGCATTGGACAAGGTGTCACTACAGTGAAGCCAGGTGATCATGTGCTACCTCTATATGTCCCGCAGTGTAAAAAATGCAAGTTCTGCCTCAACCCCAAAACTAACCTGTGTCAAAAAGTCCGGGTCACGCAAGGGCAAGGCCTTATGCCGGACGGTACCAAGCGATTCCGCTGCAAGGGTCAGGAGCTGTTCCACTTCATGGGATGCTCAACGTTCAGTCAATATACCATTGTTCATGAAATTTCCTTATGCAAAATCGACGAAAAGGCCCCTCTTGAAAAAGTATGTTTGCTTGGATGTGGAGTAACCACTGGTTACGGAGCTGCCCTGAACACGGCAAAGGTTGAAGCTGGGTCTAACTGCGCTATATTTGGTCTAGGAGCCGTCGGTCTGGCTGTCGCTTTAGGCTGCAAAGTTTCTGGTGCTAATCGCATAATTGGTGTGGATACTAACCCGGACAAATTTGAATATGCAACTAGGAAATTTGGTGTAACTtga